One Sphingobium sp. CAP-1 genomic region harbors:
- a CDS encoding MFS transporter, whose amino-acid sequence MASTQTIGLPADDPRTIIATRPMRLPQCVAIAICFLLNALDGFDILAVTFAAPGIARQWSVGPATIGLVVSSGLAGMVVGSLTLGQLADRIGRRPQVLLCLAIMVTGMAASAFAPDATTLCLLRAFTGLGLGAVLAAVNALAAEFASRRRRELAVSIMAAGYPAGGIVGGWAAAQLLKHHGWESIFLFGAGATALMVPLVLLFLPESIGWLATRGGPDALRRINAILQRLGQPMAGQLVALEEPKASMRALFGDRYRVTTLALIAIYGLHMMTFYYALGWTPALVAALGFDPSRATIVSVVMNMGGATGGLLLGFLSPRLGLRPLVIAGLAGAAVAVAAFGAVPADMRLLQGAAFLLGFLANGSVVGLYALIASLYPTTLRATGTGTVIGFGRFGAAFGPFVAGQLLAIGAGRGVTSLLLALGSAIAALVLIAVRLRETARD is encoded by the coding sequence ATGGCATCGACCCAGACCATTGGCCTGCCGGCGGATGATCCGCGCACCATCATCGCGACCCGGCCGATGCGCCTGCCCCAATGCGTGGCGATCGCCATCTGCTTCCTGCTCAACGCGCTCGACGGCTTCGACATATTGGCCGTGACCTTTGCTGCGCCCGGCATAGCGCGGCAATGGAGCGTCGGCCCCGCCACGATCGGCCTGGTCGTGTCGTCGGGGCTGGCCGGCATGGTCGTGGGGTCGCTGACGCTGGGCCAGCTTGCCGACCGGATCGGGCGGCGACCGCAGGTTCTGCTGTGCCTGGCGATCATGGTCACCGGCATGGCCGCCTCCGCCTTCGCCCCCGATGCGACCACGCTCTGCCTGCTGCGTGCCTTTACCGGCCTTGGCCTGGGCGCGGTGCTGGCGGCGGTCAACGCGCTGGCAGCGGAGTTCGCCAGCCGCCGCCGTCGCGAGCTCGCGGTCAGCATCATGGCGGCGGGCTATCCGGCCGGCGGCATTGTCGGGGGCTGGGCGGCGGCGCAACTGCTCAAACATCATGGCTGGGAATCGATCTTTCTGTTCGGGGCGGGCGCGACTGCGCTGATGGTGCCGCTTGTCCTCCTCTTTCTGCCCGAATCGATCGGCTGGCTGGCGACGCGCGGCGGCCCCGACGCGCTCAGGCGGATCAATGCGATCTTGCAGCGCCTCGGCCAGCCGATGGCGGGACAGCTTGTCGCGCTGGAGGAGCCGAAAGCGTCGATGCGCGCGCTGTTCGGCGATCGCTATCGCGTCACCACCCTTGCCTTGATCGCCATCTATGGCCTGCACATGATGACTTTCTATTATGCGCTGGGATGGACCCCGGCGCTGGTCGCCGCGCTCGGCTTCGATCCGTCGCGGGCGACGATCGTGTCGGTGGTCATGAATATGGGCGGTGCCACCGGGGGGCTGCTGCTCGGTTTCCTGTCGCCGCGCCTGGGCCTGCGTCCGCTGGTGATTGCGGGGCTGGCCGGCGCGGCGGTCGCCGTCGCTGCCTTTGGTGCGGTGCCCGCCGACATGCGGCTGTTGCAGGGCGCGGCCTTCCTGCTTGGCTTTCTCGCCAATGGATCGGTGGTCGGCCTCTATGCGCTGATCGCCAGCCTCTATCCCACCACATTGCGTGCGACCGGCACCGGCACGGTGATCGGCTTCGGCCGTTTCGGCGCAGCCTTCGGCCCGTTCGTGGCGGGTCAGTTGCTGGCGATCGGGGCAGGGCGGGGCGTCACCTCGCTGCTGCTGGCGCTCGGCTCGGCCATCGCCGCTCTGGTGCTGATCGCCGTCCGACTGCGGGAAACGGCGCGGGATTGA
- a CDS encoding VOC family protein, producing MFTHVMVGSNDLDASQRFYDALFAAIGGKGAMRDDKGRLIYMHDGAMFMVTQPIDGQPACHANGGTIGFAMASVEQADAWHAAGVASGGASCEDPPGLRDSAIGPLYLAYLRDPAGNKLCGLYRAG from the coding sequence ATGTTCACCCATGTCATGGTCGGGTCCAACGACCTCGACGCCTCTCAGCGTTTCTACGACGCCCTGTTCGCGGCGATCGGCGGCAAGGGCGCGATGCGCGACGACAAGGGGCGCCTGATCTATATGCATGATGGCGCGATGTTCATGGTGACGCAGCCGATCGACGGCCAGCCCGCCTGCCACGCCAATGGTGGCACCATCGGCTTTGCCATGGCCTCGGTGGAGCAGGCCGACGCCTGGCACGCGGCCGGCGTGGCGTCTGGCGGCGCAAGCTGCGAAGACCCGCCGGGGCTGCGCGACAGCGCCATCGGCCCGCTCTACCTCGCCTATCTGCGCGATCCGGCTGGCAACAAGCTGTGCGGCCTGTATCGGGCGGGATGA
- a CDS encoding acetate--CoA ligase family protein codes for MTEELCLEARTIPAPSLDRLLRPRSVAIIGASDKPGSLGASVLANLLRQGFDGPIHLVNPKRAEIGGRPCIASVDDLPEAVHVAVLAIPRAGVLDALAGLARKRVGAAVIFSAGFAEDGPQGLADQQEIARIARESGMVIEGPNCLGLVNFRDNVSLTFIEMPEAKAQGDRRVGIVSQSGAMAAVLATTMIHRDVPLTCYISTGNEAASGVEDYLVYLVDQPDTAVIALIAEHVRDPARFLAAARAARDAGKAVVLLHPGRSAAGAASAATHTGAMAGDHAVMAVHVQRAGVILADSLEELGDIVEILTRSPDAGIGGAGVIAESGAFKAMMLDLAEAVDLDLPILTDADSPALRAALPDFVPVTNPMDITAQGLVDPGLYGRTLAALAQDDRIGTILLTLIQTDTGTSHVKFRAVLDALRTIGETKPIIVGGVDEGGGVLADDLAALRAAGVTYLPTAERMLRALARIAAHRKRDDAGATLDAQPVDGLAQVGSTIPEHRSKAIMGAQGIAFPAFALAQSAVEAVAAADRLGYPVVLKAQSPELPHKSDAGGVIIGLADAQAVAAGWDRLMANLAASRPGLLLDGVLVEGMAAKGVELIVGARNDPHWGPTILVGFGGVAAELLHDVRLLPPDLTRDAIIAQIRTLRMAPLLDGFRGAPAMDIGAVADMVQRLGRMVAATPAIREVDLNPVIVYPQGQGALALDALISL; via the coding sequence ATGACGGAAGAACTTTGCCTGGAAGCGCGGACCATTCCGGCCCCGTCGCTCGACCGGCTGCTCCGTCCGCGATCGGTCGCCATCATTGGCGCTTCCGACAAGCCCGGTTCGCTCGGCGCGTCGGTACTCGCCAATCTGCTGCGACAGGGCTTTGACGGCCCGATTCATCTGGTGAACCCGAAGCGTGCGGAAATCGGCGGCCGGCCCTGCATCGCGTCGGTCGACGATTTGCCAGAAGCTGTTCATGTCGCTGTTCTCGCCATCCCCCGCGCCGGCGTGCTGGATGCGCTTGCCGGCCTCGCCCGCAAGCGCGTTGGCGCCGCCGTCATCTTCTCCGCCGGCTTTGCCGAGGATGGGCCGCAGGGGCTGGCCGACCAGCAGGAAATCGCCCGCATCGCCCGCGAAAGCGGCATGGTGATCGAAGGGCCGAACTGCCTTGGCCTCGTCAATTTCCGCGACAATGTCTCGCTGACCTTCATCGAAATGCCGGAGGCGAAGGCGCAGGGCGACCGCCGCGTCGGCATCGTCTCGCAATCGGGGGCGATGGCCGCCGTGCTGGCGACCACCATGATCCATCGCGACGTGCCGCTGACCTGCTATATCTCCACCGGGAATGAGGCGGCGAGCGGGGTCGAGGATTATCTCGTCTATCTGGTCGATCAGCCTGACACCGCCGTCATTGCGTTGATCGCCGAACATGTGCGCGATCCTGCCCGCTTCCTCGCCGCCGCCCGCGCGGCGCGCGACGCGGGCAAGGCGGTGGTGCTGCTGCATCCCGGTCGCAGCGCGGCGGGCGCGGCCAGCGCCGCCACCCACACCGGCGCGATGGCGGGCGATCATGCGGTGATGGCCGTCCACGTCCAGCGCGCGGGCGTCATTCTGGCGGATTCGCTGGAGGAACTGGGCGACATTGTCGAAATCCTGACCCGCTCGCCCGATGCCGGCATTGGCGGCGCTGGCGTGATCGCCGAATCCGGCGCGTTCAAGGCGATGATGCTCGACCTCGCCGAAGCGGTCGACCTCGACCTCCCGATCCTGACCGATGCGGACAGCCCGGCGCTGCGGGCGGCGCTGCCCGATTTCGTGCCCGTCACCAACCCGATGGACATTACCGCGCAGGGGCTGGTTGATCCCGGTCTTTACGGCCGGACCCTCGCCGCGCTGGCGCAGGACGACCGGATCGGCACGATCCTCCTCACCCTCATCCAGACCGACACCGGCACCTCGCATGTGAAGTTCAGGGCGGTACTCGACGCGCTGAGGACGATCGGCGAAACCAAGCCGATCATCGTCGGCGGCGTCGATGAAGGCGGCGGCGTCCTTGCCGACGATCTCGCCGCGCTGCGGGCGGCGGGCGTCACCTATCTGCCCACCGCCGAACGGATGCTCCGTGCGCTTGCCCGCATCGCGGCGCACCGCAAGCGGGATGATGCGGGCGCAACGCTTGACGCCCAGCCGGTCGATGGGCTGGCGCAGGTCGGCAGCACCATCCCCGAACATCGGTCGAAGGCGATCATGGGCGCGCAGGGTATAGCCTTCCCCGCCTTCGCGCTGGCGCAGAGCGCCGTTGAAGCTGTCGCCGCCGCCGATCGCCTTGGCTATCCGGTGGTGTTGAAGGCCCAATCGCCCGAACTGCCGCACAAGAGCGACGCCGGCGGCGTCATTATAGGCCTCGCCGATGCGCAAGCGGTTGCGGCCGGATGGGACCGGTTGATGGCTAATCTCGCTGCCTCGCGCCCCGGCCTGCTGCTCGACGGCGTGCTGGTGGAGGGGATGGCGGCCAAGGGCGTCGAACTGATCGTCGGCGCGCGCAACGATCCGCATTGGGGACCGACCATCCTGGTCGGCTTCGGCGGCGTCGCGGCCGAACTGCTGCACGACGTGCGTCTGCTCCCGCCCGACCTGACCCGTGACGCGATCATCGCGCAAATCCGCACACTGCGCATGGCCCCGCTGCTCGACGGCTTCCGGGGCGCGCCGGCGATGGACATCGGCGCCGTCGCCGACATGGTCCAGCGTCTGGGGCGCATGGTCGCCGCCACGCCGGCGATTCGCGAAGTCGATCTCAACCCGGTGATCGTCTACCCACAGGGGCAGGGCGCTCTCGCGTTGGACGCGCTGATCTCCCTCTGA
- a CDS encoding aldehyde dehydrogenase family protein: MDRNYQMLIGGELTPGVSRFDVVNPATAQPFASCPKADEALAERAIAAAKKAQPGWAATPVEARAGLVLKLADALEARVGEFASLLTAEQGKPLDQAAYEIMGSVFTLRAFAAMRVEPKTLKDQGGYKVIEHRTPLGVVASITPWNFPLILLMNKLGPALVTGNTMVAKPAPTTPLTTLLFGELAKDILPAGVLNIVCDQNELGPLLTGHKDVAKVAFTGSTATGKKVMASSAGTVKRVTLELGGNDAAIVLDDVDPRQVARKVYQGAMTNAGQICVAVKRAYVPSPIYDDFCDELAKLAKEAIVDDGAKQGTTIGPVQNRMQFDKVSALIADARTRGTVLAGGEPLDRPGYFIAPTIVRDLPEDAPLVQEEQFGPVLPVLKYDDIEDVIARANDSDYGLAGTVWGKDVERATAVAMKIDTGTVWVNQHLAIDANIPFRGVKQSGLGAELGEAGLLEYTQAHIVNIVALEDA; this comes from the coding sequence ATGGATCGAAACTATCAGATGCTGATCGGCGGCGAACTGACGCCGGGCGTCAGCCGCTTCGACGTGGTGAACCCGGCAACGGCACAGCCTTTCGCCAGTTGTCCCAAGGCGGACGAGGCGCTGGCCGAGCGCGCAATCGCGGCGGCGAAGAAGGCGCAACCCGGCTGGGCGGCGACACCGGTTGAGGCGCGCGCGGGGCTGGTGCTAAAGCTGGCAGACGCGCTGGAGGCGCGAGTCGGCGAGTTTGCCAGCCTGCTGACCGCCGAACAGGGCAAGCCGCTGGATCAGGCGGCCTATGAAATCATGGGCAGCGTCTTTACCCTGCGCGCCTTTGCCGCGATGCGGGTGGAGCCGAAAACTCTGAAAGATCAGGGCGGCTACAAGGTCATCGAACATCGGACGCCGCTGGGCGTCGTTGCATCGATCACGCCGTGGAATTTCCCGCTGATCCTGCTGATGAACAAGCTGGGGCCGGCATTGGTGACGGGCAATACGATGGTCGCCAAGCCCGCGCCGACGACGCCACTCACCACATTGCTGTTCGGCGAACTGGCAAAGGACATTTTGCCGGCGGGCGTGCTGAACATCGTCTGCGACCAGAATGAGCTGGGACCGCTGCTGACCGGGCACAAGGATGTGGCCAAGGTCGCCTTCACCGGATCGACCGCGACCGGCAAGAAGGTGATGGCGTCGTCCGCCGGCACGGTGAAGCGGGTAACGCTGGAACTGGGCGGCAATGACGCGGCCATCGTGCTGGACGATGTCGATCCGCGTCAGGTGGCCAGGAAAGTCTATCAGGGGGCGATGACCAATGCCGGGCAGATCTGCGTCGCGGTGAAGCGCGCCTATGTGCCCAGCCCCATATATGACGATTTCTGCGATGAACTGGCAAAACTGGCCAAGGAAGCGATCGTCGACGATGGTGCGAAGCAGGGCACGACCATCGGCCCGGTGCAGAACAGGATGCAGTTTGACAAGGTCAGCGCCCTGATCGCGGACGCCAGGACGCGCGGCACGGTGCTGGCGGGCGGCGAACCGCTGGACCGGCCGGGCTATTTCATCGCTCCGACGATCGTCCGCGACCTGCCTGAGGACGCGCCGCTGGTGCAGGAGGAGCAGTTCGGCCCGGTGCTGCCGGTGCTGAAATATGACGATATCGAGGATGTCATCGCCCGCGCCAATGACAGCGATTATGGGCTGGCCGGCACGGTGTGGGGCAAGGATGTCGAACGGGCGACGGCCGTCGCGATGAAGATCGATACCGGCACCGTCTGGGTGAACCAGCATCTCGCGATCGACGCCAATATCCCCTTCCGCGGGGTGAAGCAGTCGGGGCTGGGCGCCGAACTGGGCGAGGCGGGGCTGCTGGAATATACGCAGGCCCATATCGTCAATATCGTAGCGCTTGAGGACGCCTGA
- a CDS encoding MarR family winged helix-turn-helix transcriptional regulator — protein sequence MKQGVDLQSLVGYQVQRANLRMEVDARAALADYDLSPAKMTALILIRDNAGCDQTALGRALSINRSSAMKLVNILVDKGLIERRPGRDLRTNALALLPRGEVQVEAMLKAVRASDARMTARLSAEELETLQHLLGRLGPVEEEGDAE from the coding sequence ATGAAACAGGGGGTCGACCTCCAGTCGCTCGTCGGCTATCAGGTGCAGCGCGCTAATCTGCGCATGGAGGTGGATGCGCGCGCCGCGCTGGCGGACTATGACCTGTCGCCGGCGAAGATGACGGCGTTGATCCTGATCCGCGACAATGCCGGCTGCGACCAGACGGCGCTGGGCCGCGCGCTCAGCATCAATCGGTCGAGTGCGATGAAGCTGGTCAACATCCTGGTCGACAAGGGGCTGATCGAGCGCCGCCCCGGCCGCGACCTGCGCACCAATGCGCTGGCGCTGCTGCCGCGTGGCGAAGTGCAGGTGGAGGCGATGCTGAAGGCGGTGCGCGCCTCCGACGCTCGAATGACCGCGCGGCTCAGCGCCGAAGAACTGGAGACATTGCAGCATCTGCTGGGTCGTCTCGGCCCGGTCGAGGAAGAGGGGGACGCCGAATAG
- a CDS encoding SDR family oxidoreductase has translation MRFKEKVVLVVGGNSGIGLASAQAFAAEGGIVRLTGRDSATIDAAVAGIEGARGYRADIADLDAMEAVIADIAMRDGRIDTLFVNAGVGGFAPLRDLTPADWDHVHGVNLRGCVFAIQKALRLMGRGGSIVATGSIGGHAFVPGNTAYAAAKGGLYAALKVIAGELVGEGIRVNLVSPGPIETPLLHRNPGMSDQDVAAMREAMIAAVPMKRMGRAEEVARAVLFLASDEASFITAANLFVDGGALELG, from the coding sequence ATGCGGTTCAAGGAGAAAGTCGTCCTGGTCGTCGGCGGCAATAGCGGCATCGGCCTGGCCAGTGCGCAGGCCTTTGCAGCGGAGGGCGGTATCGTGCGGCTGACCGGGCGCGATAGCGCGACGATCGACGCGGCTGTCGCCGGCATAGAGGGCGCGCGCGGCTATCGCGCGGACATCGCCGATCTGGATGCGATGGAGGCGGTGATCGCTGACATCGCGATGCGGGACGGGCGGATCGACACATTGTTCGTCAATGCCGGCGTGGGCGGCTTCGCGCCATTGCGTGACCTGACGCCGGCCGATTGGGACCATGTTCATGGTGTCAATCTGCGTGGCTGTGTGTTCGCGATCCAGAAGGCGCTGCGCCTGATGGGCCGGGGCGGGTCGATCGTGGCGACCGGATCGATTGGCGGCCATGCCTTCGTGCCGGGCAACACCGCCTATGCGGCGGCCAAGGGCGGGCTATATGCCGCGCTGAAGGTGATTGCGGGCGAACTGGTGGGCGAGGGCATCCGCGTCAATCTGGTCAGTCCCGGCCCGATCGAAACACCGCTGCTGCATCGCAATCCGGGAATGAGCGATCAGGATGTGGCGGCGATGCGCGAAGCCATGATCGCAGCCGTGCCGATGAAGCGCATGGGCCGGGCGGAGGAAGTCGCCCGCGCCGTGCTGTTCCTGGCGTCGGACGAGGCCAGTTTCATTACCGCCGCCAATCTGTTCGTGGATGGCGGAGCGCTGGAATTAGGGTGA
- a CDS encoding nuclear transport factor 2 family protein, whose amino-acid sequence MTYSAQEQRNLNLVQAMFDHVLIPMAADAADRFIAPDYIQHNQWVDTGLDPLKAFLRKVRRENPQAVHDIKRRFADGDHVVVHYHVRRFDSDPGFAVMDIFRIEGDMIVEHWDVVQDVPTDSPNPHSPF is encoded by the coding sequence ATGACCTATAGTGCGCAGGAGCAGCGCAACCTGAATCTGGTGCAGGCAATGTTCGATCATGTGCTGATCCCGATGGCCGCCGATGCGGCGGACCGTTTCATCGCGCCTGACTATATTCAGCATAATCAGTGGGTGGATACCGGGCTGGACCCTTTAAAAGCGTTTCTGCGCAAGGTGCGCCGCGAAAATCCGCAGGCGGTGCATGACATCAAGCGGCGTTTCGCCGATGGCGATCATGTGGTTGTCCATTATCATGTGCGACGGTTCGACAGCGATCCCGGTTTTGCGGTGATGGATATCTTTCGCATCGAGGGCGACATGATCGTCGAGCATTGGGACGTGGTGCAGGATGTACCGACGGACAGCCCCAATCCCCATTCGCCTTTCTGA
- a CDS encoding DUF3237 domain-containing protein codes for MMDMFSTLDNPRLEFAMEVRLQFPRVQMIANTPWGGNRSAVYVESGTFEGPKIRGKAVPGSGGDYAYFRPDDVAVFDARYMLEEEDGTLILLNNRGFLWGRKPDTMARLRDWAFSGGEPVEQQDYYLRGNPSFECPVGKHDWLTKHVFIGVGERRADGNVLRYYALT; via the coding sequence ATGATGGATATGTTTTCGACGCTGGACAATCCACGGCTTGAATTCGCGATGGAGGTGCGGCTGCAATTTCCGCGCGTGCAGATGATCGCCAATACCCCCTGGGGTGGCAATCGCAGTGCGGTCTATGTGGAGAGCGGTACTTTCGAGGGGCCGAAGATACGCGGCAAGGCGGTGCCGGGATCGGGCGGCGACTATGCCTATTTCCGGCCGGACGATGTGGCGGTGTTCGACGCCCGCTATATGCTGGAGGAAGAGGATGGCACGCTGATCCTGCTCAACAATCGCGGCTTCCTGTGGGGGCGCAAGCCCGACACGATGGCGCGCTTACGCGACTGGGCCTTTTCCGGCGGGGAGCCGGTGGAACAGCAGGACTATTATCTGCGCGGCAATCCCAGTTTCGAATGCCCGGTCGGCAAACATGACTGGCTGACCAAACATGTGTTCATCGGCGTGGGCGAGCGGCGCGCCGATGGCAATGTGCTGCGCTATTATGCGCTGACGTGA
- a CDS encoding alpha/beta fold hydrolase — protein MILPGLLCDSRMFGETLAAFPSARVVDGFYGGADRIEAMADYVLAHMPDRCALLGHSMGARVALEVLRKAPDRVDRLALVDTGVHPVKPGEREGRYILRDLGRAQGMAALVSQWLPPMMGFAGLRTEALMDALYAMALDAGIATFEAQIEALLHRPSVDALLPTIACPTLVCVGRQDQWSPVAQHEAIAALVPHAQLRVVDHAGHMMPAESPQAFNQIVRDWLDQPAPMHVPYEVEGEV, from the coding sequence TTGATCCTTCCGGGTCTGCTCTGCGATTCGCGCATGTTCGGCGAAACGCTTGCGGCGTTCCCCAGCGCACGGGTGGTTGACGGCTTCTACGGTGGTGCCGACCGGATTGAGGCGATGGCCGACTACGTCCTTGCCCACATGCCCGACCGCTGCGCCCTGCTCGGCCATTCCATGGGCGCGCGGGTCGCGCTCGAAGTCCTGCGCAAGGCGCCCGACCGGGTTGATCGGCTGGCGCTGGTCGATACCGGCGTCCATCCGGTCAAGCCCGGCGAGCGGGAGGGGCGCTATATATTGCGCGACCTGGGCCGCGCGCAGGGTATGGCGGCGCTGGTGTCGCAATGGCTGCCCCCGATGATGGGCTTTGCGGGCCTGCGCACCGAAGCGTTGATGGACGCGCTCTACGCCATGGCGCTCGATGCCGGCATCGCCACATTCGAGGCGCAGATCGAGGCGCTGCTGCACCGGCCGTCGGTCGATGCGCTGCTGCCGACCATCGCCTGTCCGACGCTCGTCTGCGTCGGTCGGCAGGATCAATGGTCGCCGGTTGCCCAGCATGAAGCCATCGCCGCCCTGGTTCCCCACGCGCAGCTTCGCGTGGTCGACCATGCCGGCCACATGATGCCCGCGGAATCGCCGCAGGCCTTCAACCAGATCGTCCGGGACTGGCTCGACCAGCCCGCCCCGATGCATGTCCCATATGAAGTCGAAGGAGAGGTTTGA
- a CDS encoding multidrug effflux MFS transporter — protein MRTTADAMNTRGDEPSLALGIAFGFLSSLGPLAIDLYLPAMPGMALAMQSDTGGIQRTLSAFFLGLALAQIPLGTLGDRYGRRRPLLGGLALFIFASIACSAATSLDQLILCRFLQGMGACAGTSSTRAMIRDRFSGHRAARLMAFTFLIIGISPVLAPLAGSFLLQLTDWRGLFLLLAAGGGIAAVAVLLFLPESLPPERRLRHQPLLRSYRQLLAHPAFLGWTLVAGLATTIPFAFVTAAPFLYTQGFGLTAHQYSLLLALNAGTSIIATQFAPGAMRRLGARRLVARAAAVAIVATALMALTTVSLTVPIAPFQCYAMLLFALAGLILTPAAISALDAAAGGAGAAAGLLGTLQLAITALASGAVSLLPSMTVLPLTGLLGTSFALMALVMLALGKRQVG, from the coding sequence ATGAGGACAACCGCCGACGCCATGAACACAAGGGGCGATGAACCGAGCCTGGCGCTGGGCATCGCCTTCGGCTTCCTGTCGTCGCTGGGGCCGCTGGCGATCGATCTCTATCTGCCGGCGATGCCAGGCATGGCACTGGCGATGCAGAGCGACACGGGCGGCATTCAACGGACGCTGTCCGCCTTCTTCCTGGGGCTGGCGCTGGCGCAGATCCCGCTGGGGACGCTGGGCGACCGCTATGGCCGGCGGCGGCCGCTGCTGGGCGGTCTGGCCCTCTTCATTTTCGCCTCGATCGCCTGTTCGGCGGCGACCAGCCTGGATCAACTGATCCTCTGCCGCTTCCTGCAAGGCATGGGAGCGTGCGCCGGCACGTCCAGCACAAGGGCGATGATCCGCGATCGGTTCAGCGGACATCGCGCCGCCCGGCTGATGGCCTTCACCTTCCTGATCATCGGCATTTCGCCGGTGCTGGCACCGCTGGCGGGGAGTTTTCTGCTACAGTTGACGGATTGGCGCGGGCTGTTCCTGCTGTTGGCGGCCGGCGGCGGAATCGCGGCGGTCGCGGTACTGTTGTTCCTGCCCGAATCGCTGCCGCCCGAACGGCGGCTGCGGCATCAGCCGCTGTTGCGCAGCTATCGCCAGTTGCTGGCCCATCCGGCCTTTCTGGGCTGGACGCTGGTGGCAGGCCTGGCAACCACCATTCCCTTCGCCTTCGTGACGGCCGCGCCCTTCCTCTACACACAGGGGTTCGGTCTGACCGCGCATCAATATAGCCTGCTGCTCGCGCTGAACGCCGGCACGTCGATCATCGCCACCCAGTTCGCGCCGGGCGCGATGCGGCGGCTGGGCGCGCGACGGCTGGTGGCGCGGGCAGCGGCGGTCGCGATCGTGGCGACGGCGCTGATGGCGCTGACAACTGTCTCACTCACTGTGCCGATCGCCCCGTTCCAATGCTATGCGATGCTGCTGTTCGCGCTGGCAGGGCTGATCCTGACCCCGGCCGCCATTTCCGCGCTGGACGCCGCAGCCGGCGGCGCGGGGGCCGCCGCCGGGCTGCTCGGCACGCTGCAACTGGCGATCACCGCGCTGGCCAGCGGCGCGGTGTCGCTATTGCCGTCGATGACCGTGCTGCCGCTGACCGGCTTGCTGGGAACCAGCTTCGCGCTGATGGCGCTGGTGATGCTGGCGCTGGGGAAGCGGCAAGTCGGCTAA
- a CDS encoding MarR family winged helix-turn-helix transcriptional regulator gives MSNSSPRNKTSASAETSPADTLHRVLRLANKLMAPFSTYLEHRYKISLNEFRLLMLLGRYPSSASHELVEMTGVNPMSVSRAVAALQKHGRITVERDPANKRRKILVLTDEGQRLYRLMRPQTDKVATYLVSDLATGEVDTLNQYLDTLVDTLEATDADGNSRFLEFTRPEGEAG, from the coding sequence ATGTCGAACAGCAGTCCGCGCAATAAGACTTCGGCGTCGGCCGAAACCAGTCCCGCTGATACGTTGCACCGCGTCCTGCGTCTGGCGAACAAGCTGATGGCGCCTTTCTCCACCTATCTGGAGCATCGCTACAAGATCAGCCTCAACGAATTTCGCCTGTTAATGCTGCTGGGCCGTTATCCCAGTTCGGCCAGCCATGAACTGGTGGAGATGACCGGGGTCAATCCGATGAGCGTGTCGCGTGCCGTGGCCGCGCTACAAAAACATGGTCGCATCACCGTGGAGCGCGATCCCGCCAACAAGCGGCGCAAGATTCTGGTTCTCACTGATGAAGGCCAGCGCCTCTACAGGTTGATGCGTCCCCAGACGGACAAGGTCGCGACCTATCTCGTCTCAGACCTCGCAACGGGTGAGGTGGATACGCTGAACCAGTATCTCGACACGCTGGTCGACACGCTCGAAGCGACCGATGCGGACGGCAACAGCCGCTTCCTCGAATTTACCCGGCCCGAAGGCGAGGCCGGCTAA
- a CDS encoding nuclear transport factor 2 family protein, with product MNRADYERYAQAFNDRDYDRVFDHYAPGASIRFFGVDLGDREAFKRFYNFLHAHVIETLTIERFAASDDLVALEGTIRVEATQDLDAATLAAHGLDQFMPIMKGQVQQMRQYIHYHVADGKFTSVGCAIIGLT from the coding sequence ATGAACCGTGCCGACTATGAACGTTATGCGCAGGCGTTCAACGACCGCGACTATGACAGGGTGTTCGATCATTATGCGCCCGGCGCCAGCATCCGTTTCTTCGGCGTGGACCTGGGCGACCGGGAAGCGTTCAAGCGTTTCTACAATTTCCTCCACGCTCATGTGATCGAGACGCTGACGATCGAGCGGTTCGCCGCCAGCGACGATCTGGTCGCGCTGGAAGGGACCATCCGGGTGGAGGCGACGCAGGATCTCGATGCCGCGACCCTCGCCGCGCACGGTCTTGATCAGTTCATGCCGATCATGAAAGGACAAGTGCAGCAGATGCGCCAATATATTCATTATCATGTCGCCGACGGAAAATTCACCAGCGTCGGCTGCGCCATCATCGGCTTGACTTAA